A single window of Streptomyces aquilus DNA harbors:
- a CDS encoding NAD(P)-binding domain-containing protein yields MYDLLVVGAGPYGLSIASHAAAAGLRVAVFGRPMSSWRDHMPRGMFLKSEPWASHLSDPEHRRRLDVYCAEQGLTARHGEPIPVEVFAEYGLWFARTAVPGVDERMVTRVVRCAGGFEAVTDDGEVVSARTVALAVGVMPFVEIPASLTGLDASLVTHSSHHGDLDRFLGRDVTVVGGGQAALETAALLAEQGTRVRVLARVGELRWNDVPPPWERPWWRSARSPLSGLGCGWRNWFYAERPGLFRRLPEPTRTRIAATALGPAGAWWVRGRFEPAVEVRLGHEVAAARAVPGGLRLDLTDGTGSAHILETEHVIAATGFKATTDRLTLLSADLRTTLATAADGSPEVTRDFESPSHPGLFLAGLTTASAFGPAMRFVYGATYTADALVRGVRRRLRAGPALIPAPGRRGTPETARR; encoded by the coding sequence ATGTACGACCTGCTGGTGGTGGGCGCGGGCCCGTACGGTCTGTCGATCGCGTCCCACGCCGCGGCCGCCGGACTGCGGGTGGCCGTCTTCGGACGGCCCATGTCGTCCTGGCGCGATCACATGCCCCGCGGGATGTTCCTGAAGTCGGAGCCGTGGGCGTCCCACCTCTCCGACCCCGAGCACCGCCGGCGCCTCGACGTCTACTGCGCCGAGCAGGGTCTGACGGCCCGGCACGGCGAGCCGATCCCGGTGGAGGTGTTCGCCGAGTACGGCCTGTGGTTCGCCCGCACCGCCGTTCCCGGGGTGGACGAGCGGATGGTGACCCGGGTGGTCCGGTGCGCGGGCGGCTTCGAGGCGGTGACGGACGACGGGGAGGTGGTGTCCGCCCGTACGGTCGCCCTCGCGGTCGGCGTCATGCCGTTCGTCGAGATCCCCGCCTCCCTCACCGGCCTCGACGCCTCCCTCGTGACGCACAGCAGCCACCACGGCGACCTCGACCGCTTCCTCGGACGGGACGTCACCGTGGTCGGCGGCGGTCAGGCGGCGCTGGAGACGGCGGCGCTGCTCGCCGAACAGGGCACGCGGGTACGGGTGCTGGCCCGCGTCGGCGAGCTGCGCTGGAACGACGTGCCGCCGCCCTGGGAGCGCCCGTGGTGGCGGTCGGCCCGCTCCCCGCTCAGCGGCCTGGGCTGCGGCTGGCGGAACTGGTTCTACGCCGAGCGGCCCGGCCTCTTCCGCCGCCTCCCGGAGCCGACCCGGACGAGGATCGCGGCGACGGCGCTGGGCCCGGCGGGCGCGTGGTGGGTGCGGGGCCGGTTCGAACCGGCGGTGGAGGTGCGCCTGGGCCACGAGGTGGCGGCGGCGCGGGCGGTGCCGGGCGGACTGCGCCTGGACCTGACGGACGGCACGGGCTCCGCGCACATCCTGGAGACCGAACATGTCATCGCCGCCACGGGTTTCAAGGCGACCACCGACCGCCTCACCCTTCTCTCCGCCGACCTGCGCACCACCCTGGCCACGGCCGCCGACGGCTCCCCCGAGGTCACCCGGGACTTCGAGTCCCCCTCCCACCCGGGCCTGTTCCTGGCCGGCCTGACAACGGCCTCCGCCTTCGGCCCGGCCATGCGCTTCGTGTACGGCGCGACCTACACGGCGGACGCACTCGTACGAGGGGTACGGCGCCGTCTGCGAGCGGGCCCGGCCCTGATCCCGGCACCGGGCAGGCGCGGGACGCCGGAGACGGCACGGCGGTGA